A genomic segment from Diospyros lotus cultivar Yz01 chromosome 5, ASM1463336v1, whole genome shotgun sequence encodes:
- the LOC127801696 gene encoding cleavage and polyadenylation specificity factor subunit 3-I-like, whose product MASTGQPAPSLKRRDPPATREGDKLIITPLGAGNEVGRSCVHMSYKGKTILFDCGIHPAYSGMAALPYFDEIDPSTIDVLLVTHFHLDHAASLPYFLEKTTFKGRVFMTHATKAIYKLLLSDYVKVSKVSVEDMLYDEQDILRSMDKIEVIDFHQTLEVNGIRFWCYTAGHVLGAAMFMVDIAGVRVLYTGDYSREEDRHLRAAELPQFSPDICIIESTYGVQLHQPRHIREKRFTDVIHSTVSQGGRVLIPAFALGRAQELLLILDEYWSNHPELHNIPIYYASPLAKRCMAVYQTYINSMNERIRNQFANSNPFDFKHISPLKSIENFDDVGPSVVMASPGGLQSGLSRQLFDKWCSDKKNACVIPGYVVEGTLAKSIINEPKEVTLMNGLTAPLNMQVHYISFSAHADYAQTSTFLKELMPPNIILVHGEANEMGRLKQKLISLFADGNTKIITPKNAQSVEMYYNSDKMAKTIGRLAEKVPEAGEAVSGLLVKKGFTYQIMAPDDLHVFSQLSTANVIQRISIPYSGAFGVIKHRLKQIFESVESSNDEESGVPTLCVHNCATVKQESDKHISVHWTADPISDMVADSTVALVLNISREMPRVFVESEGEVNEEEKERKAEKICRALLASLFGDVTAGENGRLVISVDGQMARLDRLTGDVESENEGLRERVRTAFRRIQSAVKPIPSCS is encoded by the exons ATGGCTTCAACGGGACAACCCGCGCCGTCTCTGAAGAGACGTGATCCGCCGGCGACAAGAGAAGGGGATAAGCTGATTATAACCCCTTTAGGTGCCGGTAACGAAGTAGGACGGTCTTGCGTTCATATGTCCTACAAAGGGAAGACAATTCTG TTTGATTGTGGAATTCATCCTGCGTACTCGGGCATGGCTGCTTTGCCATACTTTGACGAAATTGATCCTTCTACCATTGATGTGCTCCTTGTCACTCA CTTTCACTTGGATCATGCTGCTTCACTTCCATATTTCTTGGAGAAG ACCACGTTCAAGGGGCGAGTTTTCATGACTCATGCAACAAAGGCCATCTATAAGTTGCTGTTATCAGATTATGTGAAAGTGAGCAAAGTTTCAGTTGAAGATATGTTGTATGATGAACAAGATATTCTTCGGTCAATGGACAAAATTGAG GTTATTGACTTCCATCAAACCTTAGAAGTAAATGGAATCCGCTTTTGGTGTTACACTGCTGGCCATGTCCTTGGCGCTGCCATGTTCATGGTTGACATTGCTGGTGTCAGAGTCCTCTATACTGGAGATTATTCACGTGAAGAAGATCGGCATCTTCGTGCTGCTGAGCTTCCACAATTTTCTCCTGACATTTGCATAATTGAATCCACTTATGGTGTTCAACTTCATCAACCACGGCATATTCGAGAGAAGCGATTTACGGATGTCATTCACTCTACCGTTTCTCAAGGTGGTCGTGTCTTAATTCCAGCATTTGCCCTTGGCCGTGCCCAAGAACTGTTACTGATCCTTGATGAGTATTGGTCAAACCATCCTGAGCTCCATAATATTCCCATATATTATGCCTCCCCTCTTGCAAAGAGGTGCATGGCAGTTTATCAGACCTACATCAATTCCATGAATGAAAGGATACGGAACCAATTTGCCAATTCAAACCCCTTTGATTTCAAGCACATATCACCACTGAAAAGTATTGAGAATTTTGACGATGTAGGCCCCTCGGTTGTCATGGCAAGCCCGGGTGGGCTTCAGAGTGGGTTGTCTCGCCAGCTGTTTGATAAGTGGTGCTCTGATAAGAAAAATGCTTGCGTCATACCCGGATATGTTGTGGAGGGAACACTCGCAAAATCCATCATTAACGAACCCAAAGAAGTTACCCTAATGAATGGCCTAACAGCTCCTCTCAACATGCAGGTCCACTACATTTCCTTCTCGGCTCATGCAGATTATGCTCAGACAAGTACATTCTTGAAAGAGCTTATGCCTCCCAACATAATTCTTGTTCATGGAGAAGCTAATGAGATGGGGAGGCTGAAGCAGAAACTTATCTCTCTATTTGCTGATGGCAATACCAAAATCATTACCCCCAAGAACGCTCAGTCTGTTGAAATGTACTACAACTCCGATAAAATGGCAAAAACCATTGGAAGGCTGGCTGAAAAGGTCCCGGAAGCAGGTGAAGCAGTCAGTGGTTTGTTGGTGAAGAAGGGATTCACTTATCAGATCATGGCGCCCGATGATCTCCATGTGTTCTCACAGCTATCGACAGCCAATGTCATTCAAAGGATTAGCATCCCTTACTCTGGAGCGTTCGGCGTGATAAAGCACAGGCTAAAGCAGATATTTGAGAGTGTAGAATCGTCGAATGATGAAGAATCCGGGGTTCCTACTTTGTGCGTGCACAACTGCGCAACGGTGAAGCAGGAATCAGACAAACATATCTCAGTGCATTGGACTGCAGATCCCATAAGCGACATGGTCGCAGACTCAACCGTGGCTCTGGTGTTGAATATCAGCCGGGAGATGCCCAGAGTGTTTGTAGAGTCAGAGGGTGAAGTAAacgaagaagaaaaggagagaaaGGCAGAGAAGATCTGCCGAGCGCTGCTTGCCTCGCTTTTTGGAGACGTGACGGCTGGAGAGAATGGAAGACTGGTGATAAGCGTGGATGGACAAATGGCACGGCTAGACAGGCTCACTGGCGACGTGGAGAGTGAGAATGAAGGCCTGCGGGAGAGGGTGAGAACAGCATTTCGCAGAATCCAAAGTGCTGTGAAGCCAATCCCCTCTTGTTCTTAG